In Halococcus salifodinae DSM 8989, the following are encoded in one genomic region:
- a CDS encoding APC family permease, whose translation MARSTSKDDRSLQRDIGPLGAMSTVVAGTLGAGLFVTLGTASATTGPSVILVVAVAGTLATAIAINYSWMATVFPGAAGSYAYVSRTFNSRLPGFLVTWSKWLGYMAADAVLAIGFGSYLQVFFPDLIAGQSEVALVGFGLLTVLFLVNLVGSRGYSLVQNAIFGLLVLSILVLVVPGSFAIETANYQPFFTGGSSGFLAAAVPLFYAYIGIAVAGQMGAEVKNPSRNLPLSMVGGTLILTVLYMWTAAVIYGVVADYTVLAESARPLSDAAEAFLGADASAIVAIGGLLATASSVNAVMAAGIKMPYSWSWDEVFPQWFSAVGDRFGSPHWSLLTLYVVSSALTFYTTGLNQAIKIATFSYLIAYFAVSVTLLYARYARPDVVDQAGFDLGGGLLVSGVVGTLGAFLLLTQAYQGSLTVYVPWIVVGLIVFGVYWYRGQQAGTDVEAILDTLPGVPSDEYDPDIQDVTADD comes from the coding sequence ATGGCACGATCGACGTCGAAGGACGATCGGAGTCTCCAACGTGACATCGGTCCGCTCGGGGCGATGAGCACCGTCGTCGCCGGCACGCTCGGGGCTGGCCTGTTCGTCACGCTCGGGACCGCAAGCGCGACGACCGGGCCGAGCGTCATCCTCGTGGTGGCAGTGGCGGGAACGCTCGCGACGGCGATCGCGATCAACTACTCGTGGATGGCGACCGTCTTTCCGGGTGCGGCCGGCTCGTACGCCTACGTCTCGCGCACGTTCAACAGCCGGCTGCCCGGATTCCTCGTCACGTGGTCGAAGTGGCTCGGCTACATGGCCGCCGACGCGGTGCTCGCCATCGGGTTCGGGAGTTATCTGCAGGTGTTCTTTCCCGACCTCATCGCCGGCCAGAGCGAGGTGGCGCTCGTCGGGTTCGGGCTTCTCACCGTGCTTTTCCTCGTCAACCTCGTCGGGTCGCGCGGGTACAGCCTCGTCCAGAACGCCATCTTCGGCCTGCTCGTGCTCTCGATTCTCGTCCTCGTCGTGCCGGGATCGTTCGCCATCGAGACGGCGAACTACCAGCCCTTCTTCACCGGCGGATCGAGCGGGTTCCTCGCCGCCGCCGTTCCGCTCTTTTACGCCTATATCGGCATCGCGGTCGCGGGCCAGATGGGTGCGGAGGTGAAAAACCCCTCCCGAAACCTCCCGCTGTCGATGGTCGGTGGGACGTTGATTCTCACAGTTTTGTACATGTGGACGGCGGCGGTCATCTACGGTGTCGTAGCGGATTACACCGTGCTCGCCGAGTCGGCCCGCCCGCTGTCCGATGCCGCCGAGGCGTTTTTGGGCGCGGACGCCTCGGCCATCGTCGCCATCGGCGGCCTCCTTGCGACCGCCTCCAGCGTGAACGCGGTCATGGCGGCGGGGATCAAGATGCCGTACTCGTGGTCGTGGGACGAGGTGTTCCCGCAGTGGTTCTCGGCGGTCGGCGATCGGTTCGGGTCGCCCCACTGGTCGCTGCTCACGCTCTACGTCGTCTCCTCGGCGCTGACCTTCTACACCACGGGACTCAATCAGGCGATCAAGATCGCCACGTTCAGCTACCTCATCGCGTACTTCGCCGTCTCGGTGACGCTGCTCTACGCCCGCTACGCGAGGCCGGACGTGGTCGACCAGGCCGGGTTCGATCTCGGTGGCGGGCTCCTCGTCTCGGGCGTGGTCGGCACGCTCGGTGCATTCTTGTTGCTCACCCAGGCCTACCAGGGGTCGCTCACGGTGTACGTCCCGTGGATCGTCGTCGGCCTGATCGTGTTCGGCGTCTACTGGTATCGCGGGCAGCAGGCCGGCACCGACGTCGAGGCGATCCTCGACACGCTGCCAGGTGTGCCATCCGACGAGTACGACCCCGACATTCAGGACGTGACTGCGGATGACTGA
- a CDS encoding helix-turn-helix domain-containing protein, translating to MDSPQRPGTGLRVTLDIWHPDCWTLSVTEERDGGLLGHGVYTIDGAATGRFTAYGETNAAIEELIAAIRASSLTDSVWETDRPHATDTTVPGSASRALVVRYEIENSINDALVSRGFIPDEPVRMHGGREYWTVIVDTDRETLGERLDAIRETKDAEIRVEDIAVAQGGPGVLPTDDLSERQREAFELARKRDYYAWPREVNAVELADELGVSKATLLEHLRKAEAKLLGGD from the coding sequence ATGGATTCGCCGCAACGGCCCGGGACGGGCCTGCGGGTGACGCTCGACATCTGGCATCCCGACTGCTGGACGCTGTCGGTGACCGAGGAGCGTGACGGGGGATTGCTCGGTCACGGCGTCTACACGATCGACGGGGCGGCCACCGGCCGGTTCACCGCCTACGGCGAGACGAACGCCGCGATCGAGGAGCTGATCGCCGCGATCCGGGCCTCGTCCCTGACCGACTCGGTCTGGGAGACCGATCGCCCGCACGCGACCGACACGACGGTCCCCGGGAGCGCGAGTCGCGCACTCGTCGTGCGCTACGAGATCGAGAACTCGATCAACGACGCGCTCGTCTCGCGCGGGTTCATCCCCGACGAGCCGGTCCGGATGCACGGTGGGAGGGAGTACTGGACGGTCATCGTCGATACGGATCGCGAGACGCTCGGCGAGCGCCTCGACGCCATTCGTGAGACGAAGGACGCCGAGATCCGCGTCGAAGACATCGCGGTCGCGCAGGGCGGTCCCGGCGTCCTGCCGACCGACGACCTCTCCGAGCGCCAGCGCGAGGCCTTCGAGCTCGCCAGGAAACGGGACTACTACGCGTGGCCACGGGAGGTGAACGCCGTCGAACTGGCCGACGAACTCGGCGTCTCGAAGGCGACCCTGCTCGAACACCTCCGGAAGGCCGAGGCGAAACTCCTCGGAGGCGACTGA
- a CDS encoding universal stress protein gives MALDTVVLAVGPGDADRVDRLAEETIDIAGPSAATVVLGHVFTDDEYAESLDHLGFDTTSGEVSPDDVARRHATIRELAERLDDAGVDHAVGGAVGDHGDSIVGLAEEADADLVIVGGRRRSPAGKAVFGSTAQKVMLSAPCPVTFVRADTK, from the coding sequence ATGGCACTCGATACCGTCGTGCTGGCGGTGGGACCGGGCGACGCAGACCGGGTCGATCGGTTGGCCGAAGAGACCATCGATATCGCCGGACCATCGGCGGCGACCGTCGTGCTGGGCCACGTCTTCACCGACGACGAGTACGCCGAATCACTCGATCACCTCGGGTTCGATACCACGTCCGGGGAGGTGTCGCCGGACGATGTCGCCCGCCGCCATGCCACCATCCGCGAGCTCGCCGAGCGGCTCGACGATGCCGGCGTCGATCACGCCGTCGGCGGTGCGGTCGGCGATCACGGCGACAGCATCGTGGGGTTGGCCGAGGAGGCCGACGCCGACCTCGTCATCGTCGGCGGCCGACGGCGCTCACCCGCCGGCAAGGCGGTGTTCGGCTCGACGGCCCAGAAAGTGATGCTCTCCGCGCCGTGTCCCGTGACCTTCGTCCGCGCAGATACGAAGTGA
- a CDS encoding extracellular solute-binding protein produces the protein MHGGNTRSDTAERGVTRRDFVKAAGASGAATALAGCTVGGNEAGSNSIRWITSTDMAGESTAIKKALRNAGMSNDVNLEMVAGPASTDQRQSQYTRWLSADLDEPALLDMDSGWTLNYINRGQLLDLSNELPEKLLNRINNKYFQASVNTAKSPNGNLYAVPMYVDFGSMLYRKDLVKNAGYSPEKENWATESMRWKRFSKIVADTKEKSGVNYGFGWQGNIYEGLSCCNFNEFMSSWGGAYFGGRDTLLGPVGNRPVTVNKQPVVDAVKMLKTFIFGSNAPNTLDGYEQISPNAVLSWIEDSSLSPFTAGNMVALRQWPYAIAAAGAEDALGDKLGVMPMPYATPEQNSKYKNIGGPMAALGGWHIGVNPNTSKKEQAMEVVGALTQPSFQIKLFEILGLLPPNQQLLATREAKQIPTVGKYIDTLQVAGKNSIPRPASVVWPQESGKIAQQVHAGMDGSAPPKQAMSTLQSQLEQIEDYNN, from the coding sequence ATGCATGGTGGTAACACACGCTCAGACACAGCAGAAAGGGGTGTTACCCGCCGCGACTTCGTGAAAGCGGCGGGTGCATCCGGAGCCGCGACGGCGCTTGCCGGCTGTACGGTCGGCGGGAACGAGGCGGGGTCGAACTCCATCCGGTGGATAACCAGCACGGACATGGCCGGCGAGAGCACCGCGATAAAAAAGGCACTCCGCAATGCGGGGATGTCGAATGACGTCAACCTCGAAATGGTCGCCGGTCCCGCCAGCACTGACCAGCGCCAATCACAGTACACGCGGTGGCTTTCGGCCGATCTCGACGAGCCAGCTCTCCTCGACATGGACAGCGGATGGACGCTGAACTACATCAACCGCGGCCAACTGCTCGACCTCAGCAACGAACTGCCCGAAAAGCTGCTCAACCGGATCAACAACAAGTATTTCCAGGCCAGCGTCAACACAGCGAAGAGCCCGAACGGGAACCTGTATGCGGTCCCGATGTACGTGGATTTCGGGAGTATGCTCTATCGCAAGGACCTGGTGAAAAACGCCGGCTACAGCCCCGAAAAGGAGAACTGGGCGACCGAATCGATGCGCTGGAAGCGGTTCTCGAAGATCGTCGCCGACACGAAGGAAAAGTCGGGCGTCAACTACGGCTTTGGCTGGCAGGGGAACATCTACGAGGGGCTTTCGTGCTGTAACTTCAACGAGTTCATGAGCAGCTGGGGCGGCGCGTACTTCGGTGGCCGCGACACCCTGCTCGGCCCCGTCGGCAATCGGCCCGTGACGGTCAACAAACAGCCCGTCGTCGACGCGGTCAAAATGCTCAAGACGTTCATCTTCGGGTCGAACGCTCCCAACACGCTCGATGGGTACGAGCAGATCTCCCCGAACGCGGTGCTCAGTTGGATCGAGGACTCCTCGCTGAGTCCCTTTACTGCCGGGAACATGGTCGCGTTGCGTCAGTGGCCGTACGCGATCGCCGCCGCCGGAGCAGAGGACGCGCTCGGGGACAAGCTCGGCGTCATGCCGATGCCCTACGCCACCCCGGAGCAGAACTCCAAGTACAAGAACATCGGCGGCCCGATGGCGGCACTCGGTGGATGGCACATCGGCGTGAATCCGAACACTTCCAAGAAAGAACAGGCCATGGAAGTAGTCGGGGCACTGACACAGCCGTCCTTCCAGATCAAACTGTTCGAGATACTCGGTCTTCTGCCACCGAACCAACAGCTCCTCGCCACACGAGAGGCGAAGCAGATCCCCACCGTCGGCAAGTACATCGACACGCTTCAGGTCGCCGGGAAGAACTCGATTCCCCGTCCTGCCAGCGTGGTCTGGCCGCAGGAATCGGGCAAAATCGCCCAACAGGTCCACGCCGGCATGGACGGGTCCGCGCCGCCGAAGCAGGCGATGAGCACGCTACAGAGTCAACTCGAACAGATCGAGGACTACAACAACTGA
- a CDS encoding carbohydrate ABC transporter permease, which yields MATEQPTERGAQGRSGVYASAVRWLENLSEAAFAYLLLTPAFLLLAVIAIWPLMSTFEMSLHADSIRGADQLGEFVGFENYVNLLTGQLDTVALPQPFFDPSAPFQSALVVTFIFTIVSVLFETLIGFGQALVLDQDFRGRRWVRVAIIIPWAVPIVIQGMIFFLLFQPGIGFGVDVVQALGMSGTPLVNSAEALPIIILADVWKTTAFMALLILAGLQSVDRSLYDVAKVSGATKWQQFKMITFPLILPTVLVAMLFRTIAAMRIYGLIETTSSCTTVPSLSCLVVTTFSTRRYGTASAVAFVTAAIIGIVVSVYIVRYWRGSQGSV from the coding sequence ATGGCAACGGAACAACCCACCGAACGCGGAGCACAGGGGCGATCGGGAGTATACGCGAGCGCGGTGCGCTGGCTGGAGAACCTGAGCGAGGCGGCGTTCGCCTACTTGCTGCTCACCCCGGCGTTCCTGTTGCTCGCGGTGATCGCGATCTGGCCGCTCATGAGCACCTTCGAGATGTCGCTGCACGCAGACAGCATCCGTGGTGCGGACCAACTCGGGGAGTTCGTCGGTTTCGAGAACTACGTGAACCTGCTGACCGGGCAACTCGATACCGTGGCGCTGCCACAGCCGTTCTTCGACCCGTCAGCGCCGTTCCAGAGCGCGCTGGTCGTCACGTTCATCTTCACCATCGTCAGCGTGCTCTTCGAGACGCTGATCGGGTTCGGGCAGGCACTCGTGCTCGATCAGGACTTCCGGGGTCGGCGCTGGGTCCGCGTGGCCATCATCATCCCGTGGGCGGTGCCCATCGTCATCCAGGGGATGATCTTCTTCCTGCTCTTTCAGCCCGGTATCGGTTTCGGCGTCGACGTCGTCCAGGCGCTCGGCATGTCGGGAACGCCGCTGGTCAACAGCGCCGAGGCGCTTCCCATCATCATTCTCGCTGACGTCTGGAAGACGACAGCATTCATGGCGCTGTTGATTCTCGCCGGTCTCCAGAGCGTCGACAGGAGCCTCTACGACGTGGCGAAGGTTTCGGGCGCGACGAAGTGGCAGCAGTTCAAGATGATAACCTTCCCGCTGATACTGCCCACCGTCCTGGTTGCCATGCTCTTCCGAACGATCGCAGCGATGCGGATTTACGGGTTGATCGAGACGACGTCGAGCTGTACGACAGTACCCTCTCTCTCGTGTCTGGTCGTTACGACGTTCAGCACCCGTCGGTACGGCACGGCCTCGGCGGTGGCGTTCGTGACGGCGGCGATCATCGGCATCGTGGTCTCGGTGTACATCGTCAGATACTGGCGTGGCTCGCAGGGGAGTGTCTGA
- a CDS encoding carbohydrate ABC transporter permease — protein sequence MAGAQTSEQQSSEDEGGPFTRWVQSSISNPERTYRAMFYIVTIFFLITTLFPFYWLLVLALTPEAAIVDMGLLPKGFNPGAFVEIFQRLPFHVYLFNSLVLAVATTIIVLVLASLAGYVFGRLDFPGRGVLMILVLAISYFPPAAFLLPLFRLFTGNIEILGVSSPMLFNTPGAMILPFSALFMPLSIFILTTFYGQIPDGLEDAARVEGTTRLGALFRVIIPLSAPGVATAGVLTFINVYNEFFFSFLMTDGQAKNWAPIVWGILGYQTQYTASYNLMAAASIVGVLPVAILVVIAQERIVSGLTSGALKE from the coding sequence ATGGCGGGCGCACAAACCAGCGAACAGCAGTCCAGCGAGGACGAAGGCGGTCCGTTCACCCGCTGGGTGCAGAGTTCGATATCCAACCCCGAGCGGACCTACCGGGCGATGTTCTACATCGTGACGATTTTCTTCCTCATCACGACGCTGTTCCCTTTCTACTGGCTGTTGGTGCTCGCGCTCACGCCCGAGGCCGCCATCGTCGACATGGGGTTGCTCCCGAAGGGGTTCAATCCCGGCGCATTCGTCGAAATCTTCCAGCGCCTGCCGTTCCACGTCTACCTCTTCAACAGCCTCGTGCTCGCGGTGGCGACGACGATCATCGTCCTCGTGTTGGCAAGTCTCGCTGGCTACGTCTTCGGACGACTCGATTTCCCGGGCCGGGGTGTGTTGATGATCCTCGTGCTCGCCATCTCGTATTTCCCACCGGCGGCGTTTCTCCTGCCGCTGTTTCGGTTGTTCACCGGGAACATCGAGATACTCGGAGTGAGTAGTCCGATGTTGTTCAACACGCCGGGAGCGATGATACTGCCGTTCAGCGCGCTGTTCATGCCGCTGTCGATATTCATCCTCACCACGTTCTACGGGCAGATTCCGGATGGACTGGAGGACGCCGCCCGGGTCGAGGGTACCACCAGGCTCGGGGCGCTCTTTCGGGTCATCATCCCGTTGTCGGCACCCGGCGTGGCGACCGCGGGCGTGCTCACCTTCATCAACGTGTACAACGAGTTCTTCTTTTCGTTCCTGATGACGGACGGACAGGCGAAGAACTGGGCCCCCATCGTGTGGGGGATTCTGGGGTATCAAACCCAGTACACCGCATCGTACAACCTGATGGCGGCCGCGAGCATCGTCGGCGTGTTGCCGGTCGCGATCCTCGTGGTCATCGCCCAAGAACGCATCGTCAGCGGCCTCACCAGTGGCGCACTCAAGGAGTAA
- a CDS encoding ABC transporter ATP-binding protein, with the protein MAKVTLENVSKRYDDVVAVDDMNLEIPDGEFVTLVGPSGCGKSTTMETVAGLTKPTEGTIHIGDREVTTLPPKDRGVAMVFQNIALFPHMDVYDNISFGLRLRDFDKDETDRRVDNAAETVQMGGMLDRMPSEMSGGQRQRVAIARALVREPDVFLMDEPLANLDAKLRVHMRTELQRIHRELGTTVIYVTHDQAEAMTMSDRIAVIDGGKLQQIDPPLVCYNEPSNLFVAGFIGSPSMNFAEGTIGVNGFESEHIDVEFDPGTIGVSEGDAVTLGIRPEDVYPTDTAGSVSHATAEIETTTDVLEPMGDEIFVYLLLAEDADTDLEDPEAGDQLLMSVDPTSDIEEDQVMQVVLDRKKIHLFDTASGKAIAHGLVQPTRAEGATGTEAEGDD; encoded by the coding sequence ATGGCAAAAGTCACGCTCGAAAACGTCTCGAAACGCTACGACGACGTCGTCGCGGTCGACGACATGAACCTCGAAATCCCGGATGGCGAGTTCGTCACGCTCGTCGGGCCGTCGGGCTGTGGGAAATCGACGACGATGGAGACCGTCGCCGGACTGACCAAACCAACCGAGGGCACCATCCACATCGGCGACCGGGAGGTGACGACTCTTCCCCCGAAGGACCGCGGGGTCGCGATGGTGTTCCAGAACATCGCGCTGTTCCCCCACATGGACGTCTACGACAACATCTCCTTCGGGCTCCGGCTCCGGGACTTCGACAAGGACGAAACCGACCGTCGGGTCGACAACGCGGCCGAGACCGTCCAGATGGGCGGGATGCTCGATCGGATGCCGAGCGAGATGAGTGGGGGCCAGCGCCAGCGCGTCGCGATCGCACGGGCGCTGGTACGCGAACCCGACGTGTTCCTGATGGACGAGCCGCTCGCGAACCTCGACGCGAAGCTCCGAGTCCACATGCGGACCGAACTCCAGCGCATCCACCGCGAGCTCGGGACGACGGTGATCTACGTCACCCACGACCAGGCCGAAGCGATGACGATGTCCGACCGGATCGCGGTGATCGACGGCGGGAAGCTCCAGCAGATCGATCCGCCCCTCGTGTGTTACAACGAGCCGTCGAACCTGTTCGTCGCGGGGTTCATCGGCTCGCCGAGCATGAACTTCGCGGAAGGGACGATCGGCGTGAACGGGTTCGAATCCGAACACATCGACGTGGAGTTCGATCCCGGAACGATCGGGGTGAGCGAGGGCGATGCGGTCACGCTCGGGATCCGACCCGAGGACGTCTATCCAACCGACACCGCGGGATCGGTGTCACACGCGACCGCCGAGATCGAGACCACGACCGACGTCCTCGAGCCGATGGGCGACGAGATCTTCGTCTATCTCCTGCTCGCCGAGGACGCCGACACCGATCTCGAAGACCCCGAGGCGGGCGATCAGCTCCTGATGAGCGTCGACCCCACCTCGGACATCGAGGAGGATCAGGTGATGCAGGTGGTGCTCGATCGCAAGAAGATCCACCTCTTCGATACGGCGTCGGGTAAGGCGATCGCCCACGGTCTCGTCCAGCCGACTCGTGCCGAGGGTGCGACCGGGACGGAAGCGGAGGGCGACGACTGA
- a CDS encoding Gfo/Idh/MocA family protein: MSSSSPPKVGIVGLGNIGRFHADRLVDHGVDLVGGVDVDPDVRARFADAYATTTYETADELFAVADAVIVATPNRFHEEYAVGALEHDVDVLLEKPLAHSIESAEGIAAAAADSDGFVMTGFKNRFTNPVEVLKRFQEQGRFGTTRHVEANYIRRRGIPGRGSWFTSRDTSGGGSLIDIGVHAIDLSLHFLDFPEVVEVSATTRSAFGTREDYAYIDMWGEDLGPDGFDVDDSVSAFIRCADGSTVSLEAAWATNRPINQEFLVRGTDAGACFDQNEDSLKLYESSKEGADHLADTDITTRSNDAMMAEQRSFLDAVEHGEPPERNTIEQGITVQRVIDAIYRSSEAGRAIRLDDTTQEAPVELD; the protein is encoded by the coding sequence GTGTCCTCTTCTTCCCCTCCAAAAGTCGGGATCGTCGGTCTCGGGAACATCGGGCGGTTCCACGCCGACCGGCTGGTCGATCATGGGGTCGATCTCGTCGGTGGCGTCGATGTCGACCCCGACGTTCGCGCGCGCTTTGCGGACGCGTATGCGACCACCACCTACGAGACGGCAGACGAACTGTTCGCGGTCGCCGACGCGGTGATCGTCGCGACGCCGAATCGCTTTCACGAGGAGTACGCCGTCGGCGCGCTCGAACACGACGTCGACGTTCTCCTCGAAAAACCCCTCGCACACTCGATCGAGAGCGCCGAAGGGATCGCTGCCGCCGCCGCCGACAGTGACGGGTTCGTGATGACGGGGTTCAAGAACCGCTTCACCAACCCCGTCGAGGTGCTGAAACGCTTCCAGGAACAGGGACGGTTCGGCACCACGCGCCACGTCGAGGCGAACTACATCCGACGACGCGGGATTCCTGGTCGGGGGTCGTGGTTCACGAGCCGTGACACCTCCGGCGGCGGATCGCTGATCGACATCGGGGTGCACGCGATCGATCTCTCGCTTCACTTCCTCGATTTCCCCGAGGTCGTCGAGGTGTCGGCGACCACACGATCGGCCTTCGGTACGCGCGAGGACTACGCCTATATCGACATGTGGGGCGAGGACCTCGGGCCGGACGGGTTCGATGTCGACGACTCGGTGAGCGCGTTCATTCGGTGTGCCGACGGCTCGACGGTGAGTCTCGAAGCGGCGTGGGCGACCAATCGCCCGATCAACCAGGAGTTCCTCGTGCGTGGCACCGACGCGGGAGCGTGTTTCGACCAGAACGAGGACAGTCTGAAGCTCTACGAGAGCAGCAAAGAGGGGGCCGACCATCTCGCCGATACGGACATCACGACCCGTTCGAACGACGCCATGATGGCCGAACAGCGCTCGTTCCTCGATGCGGTCGAGCACGGCGAACCGCCAGAGCGCAACACGATCGAGCAGGGGATCACCGTCCAGCGCGTGATCGACGCGATCTACCGCTCCTCCGAGGCCGGCCGTGCGATCCGGCTCGATGACACGACACAGGAAGCTCCCGTCGAGCTCGACTGA
- a CDS encoding CNNM domain-containing protein, producing MQLLEIVGRLIAGAALILANGFFVAIEFALTRARQYPESEFVEPGNTGLERAWAMTEELEIYLTGCQVGITAASISLGIIAEPALAAILKPLFGGTVLASIGAGVFLAFLIVSLVHKVYGEQTPTYLGVERSKQVCRYGATPLYWFTRVIRPILDLGDVVAKWTLRLFGVEMTGAWLESEVDVIEGRADLHRKLGSVLDEGDLPEERYEEVMNALAVGEMPISNVMVDREDIAALSTANTPEANLAVVEDSPHLRFPLFGGDGNLLGIVYLATLTNRFEEFRDGDVAIADLATEPMTLPVDEEVSDAVDRFQEENQELALVLDGEEIVGLLTATDAFEEVMGELEDPLDVYQRAREREDTPDSGGEPA from the coding sequence ATGCAACTGCTCGAAATCGTCGGTAGACTCATCGCGGGGGCCGCACTCATCCTCGCGAACGGGTTCTTCGTCGCGATCGAGTTCGCGCTGACCCGCGCCCGGCAGTACCCCGAATCCGAGTTCGTGGAGCCGGGCAACACCGGACTCGAACGTGCCTGGGCGATGACCGAGGAGCTCGAGATCTACCTCACGGGGTGTCAGGTCGGCATCACCGCCGCCAGCATCTCGCTTGGTATCATCGCCGAGCCAGCGCTTGCGGCCATCCTCAAGCCGCTGTTCGGTGGGACGGTTCTCGCGTCGATTGGCGCGGGCGTGTTCTTGGCGTTCCTCATCGTGAGCCTGGTACACAAGGTCTATGGAGAGCAGACCCCCACCTACCTCGGCGTCGAGCGCTCGAAGCAGGTCTGTCGGTACGGCGCGACGCCGCTGTACTGGTTCACGCGAGTCATCCGACCGATCCTCGACCTCGGCGACGTGGTGGCGAAGTGGACGCTCAGGCTGTTCGGCGTGGAGATGACCGGCGCGTGGCTCGAATCGGAGGTCGACGTTATCGAGGGACGGGCTGACCTCCACCGCAAGCTCGGCTCGGTGCTCGACGAGGGCGACCTCCCCGAGGAACGCTACGAGGAGGTGATGAACGCGCTCGCGGTCGGCGAGATGCCCATCAGCAACGTCATGGTCGACAGAGAAGACATCGCCGCACTCTCGACGGCGAACACACCGGAAGCAAACCTCGCGGTCGTCGAGGACAGTCCTCATCTGCGCTTCCCGCTGTTCGGCGGTGACGGGAATCTTCTGGGTATCGTCTATCTCGCCACGCTCACCAACCGCTTCGAGGAGTTTCGGGACGGTGACGTCGCCATCGCCGACCTCGCCACCGAGCCGATGACGCTGCCGGTAGATGAAGAGGTCAGCGACGCCGTCGACCGCTTTCAGGAGGAGAACCAGGAACTCGCGCTCGTTCTGGATGGTGAGGAGATCGTCGGCCTGCTCACCGCCACCGACGCCTTCGAGGAAGTCATGGGCGAGCTCGAAGACCCCCTCGACGTCTATCAACGGGCCAGAGAGCGCGAGGACACGCCCGATTCGGGCGGTGAGCCGGCATGA